In Thauera sp. JM12B12, one DNA window encodes the following:
- a CDS encoding ABC transporter permease, whose product MLGYLVRRVLYAVPILIGVNLLTFVLFFVVNSPDDMARMHIGVKRATPEAIERWKVERGYDKPMFVNATAEGSARLTDTIFFDKSLRMFALEFGRADDGRDIGQEIRDRMGPSLAIALPTFVLSLFVSISFALLLVFFRATYLDFWGVVLCVAMMSISSLFYIIGGQWLVSKLWALVPISGYAPGLDAARFLVLPVLISVVAGIGSSARWYRTIFLEEISKDYVRTARAKGLSELAVLFRHVLRNALIPILTGVVVVIPLLFMGSLLVESFFAIPGLGSYTIDAINAQDFAVVRAMVFIGSVLYIIGLILTDISYTLADPRVRLE is encoded by the coding sequence ATGCTGGGCTACCTCGTCCGCCGCGTGCTCTACGCGGTCCCGATCCTGATCGGGGTGAACCTGCTCACCTTCGTCCTGTTCTTCGTCGTCAACTCGCCCGATGACATGGCGCGCATGCACATCGGCGTCAAGCGCGCGACGCCCGAGGCGATCGAGCGCTGGAAGGTCGAGCGCGGCTACGACAAACCGATGTTCGTCAACGCGACCGCCGAGGGCAGTGCGCGCCTTACCGACACCATCTTCTTCGACAAGTCGCTGCGCATGTTCGCGCTCGAATTCGGCCGCGCCGACGACGGCCGCGACATCGGCCAGGAGATCCGCGACCGCATGGGCCCATCGCTGGCGATCGCGCTGCCGACCTTTGTCCTCAGCCTGTTCGTGTCGATCAGCTTTGCGCTGCTGCTGGTGTTCTTCCGCGCCACCTATCTGGATTTCTGGGGCGTGGTCCTGTGCGTGGCGATGATGTCGATCTCGAGCCTGTTCTACATCATCGGCGGGCAGTGGCTGGTGTCGAAGCTGTGGGCGCTGGTGCCCATCTCGGGCTACGCGCCGGGCCTGGACGCGGCGCGCTTCCTGGTGCTGCCGGTGCTGATCAGCGTGGTGGCCGGCATCGGCTCGAGCGCGCGCTGGTATCGGACCATCTTCCTCGAGGAGATCTCCAAGGACTACGTGCGTACCGCGCGCGCCAAGGGCCTGTCCGAGCTCGCCGTGCTGTTCCGCCACGTGCTGCGCAACGCGCTGATCCCGATCCTGACCGGCGTGGTGGTGGTGATCCCGCTGCTCTTCATGGGCAGCCTGCTGGTGGAGTCCTTCTTCGCGATTCCCGGCCTGGGCAGCTACACGATCGACGCGATCAACGCGCAGGACTTCGCCGTGGTGAGGGCGATGGTGTTCATCGGCTCGGTGCTCTACATCATCGGGCTCATCCTCACCGACATCTCATATACGCTGGCTGATCCGCGGGTGAGGCTGGAATGA
- a CDS encoding ABC transporter permease, whose protein sequence is MGFQPVLLWTDALLFALIGLALLGVAHALANEPLRAAWRKVGKRPTGMAAATVLLAFVAIGVIDSLHYRPLLPAVEAAAVNAGETVERAGGASREGGRSGAAAPVYSTEVLSALDALLAPLRLQTEKTYSAPFAWQLYQRETLTLADGRQVREFPRLVHGAAHLDAPEAGRGADVAASVARAFGQAALWWAGAFLVLATLVWRGSGLGWGEVAGAMLGGRTVLAWRAALVTLGCILLIVALCVELAPRYHVLGTDKVGQDVLYLALKSVRTALVIGTVTTLVMMPFAVALGIAAGYLGGWVDDAVQYVYTVLNAIPGVLLIAAAVLMMQVVIDTHPQWFDTAAERSDARLLALCFILGITSWTGLARLLRGETLKLRELEYVQAARAFGVRTPAILRRHILPNVMHIVMIALVMDFSGLVLAEAVLSYVGIGVDPTTISFGTMINMARAELAREPMVWWSLAAAFVFMFVLVLAANLFADVVRDAFDPRRG, encoded by the coding sequence TTGGGCTTCCAGCCGGTGCTGCTGTGGACCGATGCGCTGCTCTTCGCGCTCATCGGGCTCGCGTTGCTGGGCGTGGCACATGCGCTTGCCAACGAACCCTTGCGCGCGGCGTGGCGCAAGGTGGGCAAGCGCCCGACCGGCATGGCGGCGGCGACGGTGCTGCTCGCCTTCGTCGCCATCGGGGTCATCGACAGCCTGCATTACCGCCCCCTGCTGCCTGCCGTGGAGGCGGCCGCGGTGAACGCGGGCGAGACCGTGGAGAGGGCCGGGGGTGCGAGCCGGGAGGGTGGGCGCAGCGGCGCGGCGGCGCCGGTGTACTCGACCGAGGTCCTGTCCGCGCTCGATGCGCTCCTCGCGCCGCTGCGCCTGCAGACCGAGAAGACCTACTCGGCGCCCTTCGCCTGGCAGCTCTACCAGCGCGAGACGCTGACCCTCGCCGACGGCCGGCAGGTGCGCGAGTTTCCGCGCCTGGTCCATGGCGCGGCCCATCTCGATGCGCCGGAAGCCGGGCGTGGGGCGGACGTGGCGGCGAGCGTGGCGCGTGCGTTCGGCCAGGCCGCGCTGTGGTGGGCAGGCGCCTTCCTGGTCCTCGCCACCCTTGTCTGGCGCGGCAGCGGCCTGGGCTGGGGGGAGGTGGCGGGGGCGATGCTGGGCGGGCGCACGGTGCTCGCCTGGCGGGCAGCGCTGGTCACGCTCGGCTGCATCCTGCTCATCGTGGCGCTGTGCGTCGAGCTTGCGCCGCGCTATCACGTGCTCGGCACCGACAAGGTGGGTCAGGACGTGCTCTACCTTGCCCTCAAGAGCGTGCGCACCGCGCTGGTGATCGGCACCGTCACCACGCTGGTGATGATGCCCTTCGCGGTCGCGCTCGGCATCGCGGCGGGCTACCTGGGCGGGTGGGTGGATGACGCAGTGCAGTATGTCTACACCGTGCTCAACGCGATTCCCGGGGTGTTGCTGATCGCCGCCGCCGTGCTGATGATGCAGGTTGTCATCGATACCCACCCCCAGTGGTTCGACACCGCCGCCGAGCGCTCCGACGCGCGCCTGCTGGCGCTGTGCTTCATTCTCGGCATCACCAGCTGGACCGGGCTGGCGCGCCTGCTGCGCGGCGAGACGCTCAAGCTGCGCGAGCTCGAGTACGTCCAGGCGGCGCGTGCCTTCGGGGTGAGGACGCCGGCCATCCTGCGCCGCCACATCCTGCCCAACGTGATGCACATCGTGATGATCGCGCTGGTGATGGATTTCTCCGGGCTCGTGCTGGCCGAGGCGGTGCTGTCCTATGTCGGCATCGGCGTCGATCCGACCACGATCAGCTTCGGCACCATGATCAACATGGCGCGCGCCGAACTTGCGCGCGAGCCGATGGTCTGGTGGTCACTGGCCGCGGCCTTCGTGTTCATGTTCGTGCTCGTGCTCGCAGCCAACCTGTTCGCCGACGTCGTGCGCGACGCCTTCGACCCGCGTCGGGGGTGA
- a CDS encoding YdiU family protein gives MRDLRFDNRFVRELPGDPEEGRHVRQVHGACYSRVEPTPVRAPKLLAWSREVADLLGFDAADVRSQRFAEVFGGNALLPGMEPYAACYGGHQFGNWAGQLGDGRAITLGETINPRGQRWELQLKGAGPTPYSRSADGRAVLRSSLREFLCSEAMHHLGVPTTRALSLVATGEQVVRDMFYDGRPRPEPGAVVCRVAPSFIRFGNFEIFAARGEESLLARLIDFTIERDFPELAQAEPDPARRRIAWFEEVCRRTAVLMAHWMRVGFVHGVMNTDNMSILGLTIDYGPYGWIDNFDPDWTPNTTDAGGRRYRFGHQPRIAHWNLWQLANAIYPVIRAVEPLERALVAYADVHEAEYRRMMQAKLGLADWRAGEQADDGLLEQLQRLLQRGEMDMTLFFRRLADVDLEAPSLAVFEEAFYDPSARAAVEDELVGWLRAYAARLRIDGVPGAHRRAAMNRVNPLYVPRNYLAQQAIDAAEAGNVGELEALLEVLRQPYVEQPDSERFAARRPDWARNKAGCSMLSCSS, from the coding sequence ATGAGAGACCTTCGATTCGACAACCGCTTCGTGCGCGAGCTGCCCGGCGACCCCGAGGAGGGGCGGCATGTGCGTCAGGTGCATGGGGCGTGCTATTCGCGGGTCGAGCCAACGCCGGTGCGCGCGCCGAAGTTGCTGGCGTGGTCGCGCGAGGTGGCGGATCTGCTCGGCTTCGATGCGGCTGATGTGCGCAGCCAGCGGTTCGCGGAAGTCTTCGGCGGCAATGCGCTGCTGCCCGGCATGGAGCCCTACGCCGCGTGCTACGGCGGTCATCAGTTCGGCAACTGGGCGGGGCAGCTCGGCGACGGGCGTGCGATCACCCTCGGCGAGACGATCAACCCGCGGGGCCAGCGCTGGGAGCTGCAACTCAAGGGCGCGGGCCCCACGCCGTATTCGCGCAGCGCCGACGGGCGCGCAGTGCTGCGCTCGTCGCTGCGCGAGTTCCTGTGCAGTGAGGCGATGCATCACCTCGGCGTGCCGACCACGCGCGCGCTCAGTCTGGTGGCCACCGGAGAACAGGTGGTGCGCGACATGTTCTACGACGGGCGCCCGCGCCCCGAGCCGGGCGCGGTGGTGTGCCGGGTGGCGCCGTCCTTCATCCGTTTCGGCAACTTCGAGATCTTCGCCGCGCGCGGCGAGGAGTCGTTACTGGCGCGCCTGATCGATTTCACCATCGAACGCGACTTTCCCGAACTTGCCCAGGCCGAGCCCGACCCGGCACGGCGGCGCATCGCCTGGTTCGAGGAGGTGTGCCGGCGCACCGCGGTGCTGATGGCGCACTGGATGCGGGTGGGCTTCGTGCACGGGGTGATGAACACCGACAACATGTCCATCCTTGGTCTGACCATCGATTACGGGCCCTACGGCTGGATCGACAATTTCGATCCCGACTGGACGCCGAACACCACCGACGCTGGTGGCCGCCGCTATCGCTTCGGCCACCAGCCGCGTATCGCACACTGGAACCTGTGGCAGCTGGCCAACGCGATCTACCCGGTGATTCGTGCGGTCGAGCCGCTGGAGCGCGCGCTGGTCGCCTACGCCGACGTCCACGAGGCGGAGTACCGCCGGATGATGCAGGCCAAGCTCGGCCTTGCGGATTGGCGCGCGGGGGAGCAGGCGGACGACGGGCTGCTCGAGCAGCTTCAGCGCCTGCTGCAGCGCGGGGAGATGGACATGACGCTGTTTTTCCGTCGGCTCGCCGATGTCGACCTCGAAGCGCCGTCCCTGGCTGTCTTCGAGGAGGCGTTCTATGACCCTTCCGCGCGCGCCGCGGTCGAGGACGAGCTGGTCGGGTGGCTGCGCGCCTACGCCGCGCGGCTGCGCATCGACGGCGTCCCGGGCGCGCATCGGCGCGCGGCCATGAACCGCGTGAATCCGCTCTACGTTCCGCGCAACTATCTGGCGCAGCAGGCGATCGATGCAGCCGAAGCGGGCAATGTGGGCGAGCTCGAGGCCTTGCTCGAGGTGCTGCGCCAGCCCTACGTCGAGCAGCCCGACAGCGAGCGTTTTGCCGCTCGTCGTCCCGACTGGGCGCGCAACAAGGCCGGGTGCTCGATGCTGTCCTGCAGTTCCTGA
- a CDS encoding Crp/Fnr family transcriptional regulator: MPILLGCDDAVLDVLACEAGFVRLGSGASVFERSSLPTGLFFVFSGAVRLMSQCLEGRPKVVEIFEPGRMFGEIGVFTGQRYRTWTQAIGSTVLVHVPRGHVLEAVAMDNALSNRMLGAVCARTQRLIDSISSTASGAASVRVASYLLEQLERTVRPDGCIVLPAPKKAIASLLNLTPETLSRVLRTMMEEGVLSVGGRRIHVRNRTQLAQMVVAEAAPVS; the protein is encoded by the coding sequence ATGCCCATCCTGCTTGGCTGCGACGATGCCGTGCTCGATGTGCTGGCGTGCGAGGCGGGCTTTGTCCGCCTTGGGTCGGGCGCTTCGGTCTTCGAGCGCAGCTCGCTGCCGACGGGCCTGTTCTTCGTCTTCAGCGGCGCCGTGCGGCTGATGTCGCAGTGCCTGGAGGGGCGGCCCAAGGTGGTCGAGATCTTCGAGCCCGGGCGCATGTTCGGGGAAATCGGCGTATTCACCGGGCAGCGCTATCGCACGTGGACGCAGGCGATCGGCAGCACGGTGCTGGTCCATGTGCCGCGCGGGCATGTGCTCGAGGCGGTGGCGATGGACAACGCGCTCTCCAATCGCATGCTCGGCGCCGTATGCGCGCGCACCCAGCGGCTTATCGACAGCATCAGCAGCACCGCGTCGGGTGCCGCTTCGGTGCGGGTGGCGAGCTACCTGCTCGAGCAGCTTGAACGCACGGTGCGCCCCGATGGCTGCATCGTCCTGCCCGCACCGAAGAAGGCGATCGCCTCGCTGCTCAACCTGACGCCCGAGACCCTGTCGCGCGTGCTGCGCACGATGATGGAGGAGGGCGTGCTCAGCGTCGGGGGGCGACGCATCCACGTTCGCAACCGGACGCAACTGGCGCAGATGGTCGTCGCCGAGGCAGCGCCCGTCAGCTGA
- a CDS encoding MarR family transcriptional regulator: protein MKNKAEPSATATPPLEKSEYEALADFRYQLRRFLRFSELLTRRHGITNLQYLLLLQVKGYPGREWANVGELAERLQAHQHGVVSLVSRCEKLGLVERRPGRDDRRAVEVHLTPAGERLVARIAERHRRELKELEAVFPQVAARLR from the coding sequence ATGAAAAACAAAGCCGAACCGTCCGCGACCGCCACGCCGCCTCTCGAAAAGAGTGAATACGAGGCCCTGGCCGATTTCCGTTACCAGCTGCGGCGTTTTCTGCGCTTTTCGGAGCTGCTGACGCGCCGGCACGGCATCACCAACCTGCAGTACCTGCTGCTGCTGCAGGTCAAGGGCTATCCCGGTCGCGAATGGGCCAACGTGGGCGAACTGGCCGAGCGGCTCCAGGCCCATCAACACGGGGTGGTCTCCCTGGTGTCGCGCTGCGAGAAGCTCGGACTGGTCGAGCGTCGTCCCGGTCGCGACGACCGCCGCGCGGTCGAGGTACACCTCACGCCCGCCGGGGAGCGCCTGGTGGCGCGCATCGCCGAACGTCACCGCCGCGAGCTCAAGGAGCTTGAAGCGGTCTTCCCGCAGGTGGCCGCACGCCTGCGCTAG
- the smpB gene encoding SsrA-binding protein SmpB: MSIIENRKAFHDYFIEEKHEAGMVLEGWEVKAIRAGRANIKESYVVIRGEEIFLFGMHITPLTTASSHVRHDPTRTRKLLLHKKEIARLIGKVERAGYTLVPLDMHYKKGLIKLEIGLAKGKKLHDKREDEKKKDWEREKQRLMRVKA; this comes from the coding sequence ATGAGCATCATCGAAAACCGCAAGGCGTTTCACGACTACTTCATCGAGGAGAAGCACGAGGCCGGCATGGTCCTCGAGGGCTGGGAGGTGAAGGCCATCCGTGCCGGGCGGGCCAACATCAAGGAATCCTACGTGGTGATCCGCGGCGAGGAGATCTTCCTCTTCGGCATGCACATCACGCCGCTCACCACCGCCTCGAGCCACGTCCGCCACGACCCCACCCGCACCCGCAAGCTGCTCCTGCACAAGAAGGAGATCGCGCGCCTGATCGGCAAGGTCGAGCGCGCCGGCTACACGCTGGTGCCGCTCGACATGCACTACAAGAAAGGTCTCATCAAGCTCGAGATCGGGCTCGCCAAGGGCAAGAAGCTGCACGACAAGCGCGAGGACGAGAAGAAAAAGGACTGGGAGCGCGAGAAGCAGCGCCTGATGCGGGTGAAGGCCTGA
- a CDS encoding type II toxin-antitoxin system RatA family toxin: MAEVKKLVLIEFTPAQMFELVDRCEDYQQFLPWCGGAEVHERTATVTAATLHINYHGIKAHFSTENQKRYPHEMTLRLTDGPFTHLDGHWLFTALGDTACKVEFQLRYQFASKLLEKVLGPVFNHIANTFVDSFVKRAGQVYQSSSASGAGR, translated from the coding sequence ATGGCCGAAGTCAAGAAGCTCGTACTGATCGAATTCACGCCTGCGCAAATGTTCGAGCTGGTCGATCGTTGCGAGGATTACCAGCAGTTCCTGCCCTGGTGCGGCGGTGCCGAGGTGCATGAGCGCACCGCCACCGTCACCGCAGCGACCCTGCACATCAACTACCACGGTATCAAGGCGCATTTCAGCACGGAGAACCAGAAACGTTATCCGCACGAGATGACGCTGCGGCTCACCGACGGCCCGTTCACCCACCTCGATGGACACTGGCTGTTCACCGCGCTCGGCGATACCGCCTGCAAGGTCGAGTTCCAGCTTCGCTATCAGTTCGCCAGCAAGCTGCTCGAAAAGGTGCTCGGCCCGGTGTTCAACCACATCGCCAACACCTTCGTCGATTCCTTCGTGAAGCGTGCGGGGCAGGTCTATCAATCTTCTTCAGCGTCGGGAGCCGGCAGATGA
- a CDS encoding RnfH family protein encodes MSAMIQVEVVYALPQRQEVVTVKLPEGASARQAVEASGLLEKYPDIELDRRNKLGIYAKLVKADAEVRDRDRVEIYRPLIADPKAVRKKRADEGKVMKKGGGSAEEEA; translated from the coding sequence ATGAGCGCCATGATTCAGGTCGAGGTGGTCTATGCGTTGCCGCAGCGCCAGGAGGTGGTGACGGTCAAGCTGCCCGAAGGGGCGAGCGCGCGCCAGGCGGTGGAGGCCTCCGGTCTGCTCGAGAAATATCCGGACATCGAGCTCGACCGCCGCAACAAGCTCGGTATCTACGCCAAGCTCGTGAAGGCCGACGCCGAGGTGCGCGATCGCGACCGCGTGGAAATCTACCGTCCGCTCATCGCCGACCCGAAGGCCGTGCGCAAGAAGCGCGCGGACGAAGGCAAGGTCATGAAGAAGGGTGGCGGGTCCGCCGAAGAGGAAGCCTGA
- a CDS encoding DUF4124 domain-containing protein yields MIRRAALVVALFSALPALAQIYSWKDKDGRMHYSDTPPPTGDVNVIRGGPVPRPAPPPAAVEPAPEGDATKAAEAARPPTLAEREQAFRERRAAAAEAAAKADEEAAREAERQRFCEQARNQLAALESGQRVSRFNAAGGREFLDDTARAEEAGRLRQQLSESCQ; encoded by the coding sequence ATGATTCGCCGTGCCGCGCTCGTCGTCGCCCTGTTCTCAGCGCTGCCCGCGCTTGCGCAGATCTACAGCTGGAAGGACAAGGACGGCCGCATGCACTACAGCGACACGCCGCCGCCAACCGGCGACGTGAATGTGATCCGTGGCGGGCCGGTGCCGCGTCCCGCCCCGCCTCCAGCGGCAGTCGAACCCGCGCCCGAAGGCGACGCGACGAAGGCGGCAGAAGCCGCACGTCCGCCCACCCTCGCGGAGCGCGAACAGGCCTTCCGCGAGCGCCGTGCCGCCGCTGCGGAAGCCGCGGCAAAGGCCGACGAGGAGGCCGCACGCGAAGCCGAGCGCCAGCGTTTCTGCGAACAGGCGCGCAATCAACTGGCGGCGCTCGAGTCCGGCCAGCGCGTCAGTCGCTTCAATGCCGCGGGCGGACGCGAGTTCCTTGACGACACCGCCCGAGCCGAAGAGGCTGGCCGGCTGCGACAGCAGCTCTCGGAAAGCTGCCAGTAG
- the guaB gene encoding IMP dehydrogenase produces the protein MRVIQKALTFDDVLLVPAHSTVLPRDVGLQSQVTRRIRLNIPLLSAAMDTVTESRLAIALAQEGGIGVVHKNLTPAEQAAEVHKVKRHESGILKDPITIPPTMKVGEVIALQRQHRFSGVPVVQGGKVVGIVTNRDTRFETNLDQLVTQIMTPQERLVTVREGASLDEARELLRVHRLERVLVLNEAGELSGLITVKDMMKSTEHPNAAKDEQGRLRVAAAIGVGAGTEERAERLAEAGVDMIVVDTAHGHSQGVLDRVTWVKKHFPQIEVVGGNIATAAAARALVDAGADGVKVGIGPGSICTTRIVAGVGVPQITAIDNVSTALAGTGVPMIADGGIRFSGDIAKAIAAGANCVMLGGLFAGTEEAPGETVLFQGRSYKSYRGMGSLGAMEKGAADRYFQDENTGNIDKLVPEGIEGRVPYKGSVGAVIHQLIGGLRASMGYLGCPDIPTMHARAEFVQISSAGMRESHVHDVQITKEAPNYQIS, from the coding sequence ATGCGAGTGATTCAGAAGGCGCTGACCTTCGATGACGTCCTTCTCGTTCCCGCCCACTCCACGGTTCTTCCGCGTGACGTCGGCCTGCAGAGCCAGGTCACGCGCCGCATCCGTCTGAACATCCCGCTGCTCTCCGCGGCGATGGACACCGTCACAGAAAGCCGTCTTGCCATCGCGTTGGCGCAGGAAGGCGGCATCGGCGTCGTGCACAAGAACCTCACGCCCGCAGAGCAGGCGGCCGAGGTGCACAAGGTCAAGCGCCACGAGTCAGGCATCCTCAAGGATCCGATCACCATCCCGCCGACGATGAAGGTCGGCGAGGTCATCGCGTTGCAGCGTCAGCATCGCTTCTCCGGCGTGCCGGTGGTGCAGGGCGGCAAGGTTGTGGGCATCGTCACCAACCGCGACACCCGCTTCGAGACCAACCTCGACCAGCTCGTCACCCAGATCATGACGCCGCAGGAGCGCCTGGTCACCGTGCGCGAGGGCGCCAGCCTCGACGAGGCGCGCGAGCTGCTGCGCGTGCATCGCCTCGAGCGCGTGCTCGTCCTCAATGAGGCGGGCGAGCTCAGCGGCCTCATCACCGTCAAGGACATGATGAAGTCCACCGAACACCCGAACGCGGCCAAGGACGAGCAGGGCCGTCTTCGCGTGGCGGCGGCGATTGGCGTGGGTGCGGGCACCGAGGAGCGTGCCGAGCGCCTGGCCGAGGCCGGGGTGGACATGATCGTGGTCGACACCGCTCACGGCCACTCCCAGGGCGTGCTCGATCGCGTCACCTGGGTCAAGAAGCATTTCCCGCAGATCGAGGTCGTGGGCGGCAACATCGCCACCGCGGCCGCGGCGCGTGCGCTGGTGGATGCGGGCGCGGACGGCGTCAAGGTCGGCATCGGCCCCGGCTCGATCTGCACGACGCGGATCGTGGCCGGCGTGGGCGTGCCGCAGATCACCGCGATCGACAATGTCTCCACCGCGCTGGCGGGCACCGGCGTGCCGATGATCGCCGATGGCGGCATCCGCTTTTCCGGCGACATTGCCAAGGCGATCGCGGCGGGCGCGAACTGCGTGATGCTCGGCGGCCTCTTCGCCGGTACCGAGGAGGCGCCGGGCGAGACCGTGCTGTTCCAGGGGCGCTCGTACAAGTCCTATCGCGGCATGGGTTCGCTCGGTGCGATGGAGAAGGGTGCAGCCGACCGTTACTTCCAGGACGAGAACACCGGCAACATCGACAAGCTGGTTCCGGAGGGCATCGAAGGCCGTGTGCCTTACAAGGGCTCGGTCGGCGCGGTCATTCATCAGCTGATCGGTGGCTTGCGGGCCTCGATGGGCTACCTCGGCTGCCCTGACATCCCGACCATGCATGCGCGCGCCGAGTTCGTCCAGATCAGCTCCGCCGGCATGCGCGAGTCGCACGTCCACGATGTGCAGATCACCAAGGAAGCGCCGAACTACCAGATCAGCTGA